The Brachyspira aalborgi genome has a segment encoding these proteins:
- a CDS encoding Fur family transcriptional regulator — protein MNNTRNTIQKQVILNAVRELKNHPTSEEVYNHIKPNFPSISLGTVYRNLNLLSENKDIQKISIIDDAVRFDHKTEEHYHFQCDKCKKLFDMPMKYQNFLDETASKENDMEIIKHDIVFLGICPSCKS, from the coding sequence ATGAATAATACAAGAAATACGATACAGAAACAGGTTATATTAAACGCCGTTAGAGAATTAAAAAATCATCCTACTTCGGAAGAGGTTTATAATCATATAAAGCCAAATTTTCCTTCTATAAGTTTGGGAACGGTTTATAGAAATTTAAATTTACTTTCTGAAAATAAAGATATACAAAAAATATCGATAATAGACGATGCCGTGAGATTCGACCATAAAACGGAAGAGCATTATCATTTTCAATGCGATAAATGTAAAAAATTATTCGATATGCCTATGAAATATCAAAATTTTTTAGACGAAACCGCTTCAAAAGAAAACGATATGGAAATTATAAAACATGATATTGTATTTTTGGGAATTTGTCCGTCTTGCAAATCTTAA
- a CDS encoding ankyrin repeat domain-containing protein, with amino-acid sequence MNNRINNEESKKFVFKVGVIVAAIVLVFLIGAGLLIGIFLFVGGKSSLNKMAENYEVYDAEIYAKKYGDKIIKELVLNYGKDINQTGDEDIGGLYQAIKHNNIKAVKFFIENNAYVEIATFDGITPLVLAIEENKPKIVELLIKEGKANIYGYYYGEDFEKYPIYCAVKNKNLNMIKILLDNNFDLKRESYILSYAIENSDENIIKYLVENGANINYEIFYENEESKRTILYDAVLSLNLKLVEYFLDKGASIENAGKSDIYGNILMAASGSKFNNNKNISAVDLKLLESLSQNSAKIMQMIIDKVDKKLINDSLEGKTPLIIAVGNSYIDTAKILIENGADVNAIDFEGWSALSYAVNNGDIEIAKLLLENKAKIKDELLIAIKSPIVESRINIMKLLIDNKANINYADEDEFTPLNIAIESGDMELTKFLITNGANVNSLMQDGVSLIGYAIAQNNMDLLQILIENGANVNYTNGDSWADTPLKTASRLGLDNVVRILLTRNVDINAVDINGNTALHTAALNSQLSVVKLLLEKNPNLDIQNKVGNTALHLAVISGNIDIVGELVLKGANTKIRNNDGKYPRDIARANNSAAIFEVLREAENKLSE; translated from the coding sequence ATGAATAATCGAATTAATAACGAAGAAAGCAAAAAATTTGTTTTCAAAGTCGGAGTAATTGTCGCAGCTATAGTATTAGTTTTCTTAATAGGAGCGGGACTGCTTATTGGAATATTCTTATTTGTAGGCGGAAAATCGAGTTTAAATAAAATGGCTGAAAATTACGAAGTCTACGATGCGGAAATTTACGCTAAAAAATACGGCGATAAAATAATTAAAGAATTAGTTTTAAATTACGGAAAAGATATAAATCAAACGGGCGATGAAGATATAGGCGGATTATATCAAGCGATAAAACATAACAATATTAAAGCCGTAAAATTCTTTATAGAAAATAACGCCTATGTAGAAATAGCGACTTTTGACGGAATTACGCCTCTCGTATTGGCAATAGAAGAAAATAAACCAAAAATTGTAGAGCTTCTAATTAAAGAAGGCAAAGCGAATATTTACGGATATTATTATGGAGAAGATTTTGAAAAATATCCTATATATTGCGCCGTTAAAAATAAAAATCTAAATATGATAAAAATTCTTTTAGATAATAATTTTGACTTAAAGAGAGAATCTTATATTTTAAGTTATGCGATAGAAAATAGTGATGAAAATATTATTAAATATTTGGTTGAAAATGGAGCGAATATTAATTATGAAATTTTTTACGAAAACGAAGAAAGCAAAAGAACGATTTTATACGATGCCGTTTTATCTTTAAATCTTAAATTAGTTGAATATTTTTTAGATAAAGGAGCGAGTATAGAAAATGCGGGCAAAAGCGATATTTATGGAAATATTTTAATGGCGGCTTCGGGTTCAAAATTTAATAACAATAAAAATATTTCGGCGGTAGATTTAAAACTTTTAGAAAGTCTTTCTCAAAATAGCGCTAAAATAATGCAAATGATTATAGACAAAGTCGATAAAAAACTTATAAACGATTCTTTGGAAGGAAAAACTCCTTTAATAATAGCCGTTGGAAATTCTTATATCGATACTGCAAAAATACTTATTGAAAACGGAGCGGATGTAAACGCTATAGATTTTGAAGGATGGAGCGCTTTAAGTTATGCGGTAAATAACGGAGATATTGAAATTGCAAAATTATTATTGGAAAATAAAGCGAAAATTAAAGACGAATTATTGATTGCAATTAAAAGCCCAATAGTCGAAAGTAGAATTAATATAATGAAACTATTAATCGACAATAAAGCAAATATTAATTATGCGGACGAAGACGAATTTACTCCTTTGAATATAGCGATTGAAAGCGGAGATATGGAACTTACAAAATTTTTAATAACAAACGGAGCGAATGTAAATAGTTTAATGCAAGATGGAGTAAGTTTAATCGGATATGCGATAGCTCAAAACAATATGGATTTGCTTCAAATTTTAATTGAAAATGGAGCGAATGTTAATTATACGAATGGAGATTCTTGGGCTGACACTCCTTTAAAGACGGCTTCAAGATTGGGGCTTGATAATGTAGTTAGAATTTTGCTTACAAGAAACGTCGATATAAACGCGGTAGATATAAACGGAAACACGGCTTTGCATACCGCTGCTTTAAATTCTCAACTTTCGGTAGTTAAATTATTATTAGAAAAAAATCCGAATTTAGATATTCAAAATAAAGTAGGAAACACGGCTTTGCATTTAGCGGTTATTTCGGGGAATATAGATATTGTAGGGGAGTTGGTATTGAAAGGAGCGAACACTAAAATAAGAAATAACGATGGAAAATACCCGAGAGATATAGCGAGAGCGAATAATAGCGCCGCAATATTTGAAGTATTGAGAGAAGCAGAAAATAAATTATCAGAATAG
- a CDS encoding M20 metallopeptidase family protein, translated as MIYDNDLIKSSLISMREFLIDLRRDIHKHPELGFEEIRTMEKISSILNSLNIQHKTKIAKTGIIADIEGIDKNFTIAFRTDMDALPMDDLKRDLKCEYSSEEKGKCHACGHDVHIAILTGIAKYFSKIKPPCNIRLIYQPAEETTGGAKPMIDEGALDNVNIIYGLHVRPEIMAGQISVKYGVMYASSNMFDIKIYGKASHGAKSYEGIDAIIIASNILNQLHNFVSAFTDGSTRLHIGTIKGGSARNIVADFVQMEGIIRMLCNDETRNKRLSMIEKIILNTADSFNAKAEFINMPSYPALINHTEAVDIIKENGFNILGKENVFIEENSNMTTEDFSYYLQKVSGAFFSLGVSNKNINIPIHNGLFDIDERAINIGVNMQIANVYKTYNKKDLFIKK; from the coding sequence ATGATATACGATAATGATTTGATAAAATCCTCGCTTATTTCAATGAGAGAATTTTTAATTGATTTAAGAAGAGATATACATAAACATCCCGAATTAGGTTTTGAAGAAATAAGAACTATGGAAAAAATTTCTTCTATTCTTAATTCTTTAAATATACAACATAAAACTAAAATCGCCAAAACGGGAATAATAGCCGACATTGAAGGAATCGATAAAAATTTTACAATAGCTTTTAGAACGGATATGGACGCTCTTCCAATGGACGATTTGAAAAGAGATTTGAAATGCGAATATTCATCGGAAGAAAAAGGAAAATGTCATGCCTGCGGACATGATGTTCATATTGCAATTTTAACGGGAATTGCAAAATATTTTTCTAAAATAAAACCGCCATGCAATATTAGATTAATTTATCAGCCCGCCGAAGAAACTACAGGCGGAGCAAAACCTATGATAGACGAAGGCGCTTTAGATAATGTTAATATTATTTACGGTTTGCATGTTCGTCCCGAAATAATGGCAGGACAAATAAGCGTAAAATATGGCGTTATGTATGCAAGCTCAAATATGTTCGATATTAAAATTTATGGCAAAGCGTCTCACGGAGCAAAATCTTACGAAGGAATAGACGCTATAATAATTGCCTCAAATATTTTAAATCAATTGCATAATTTTGTGTCCGCTTTTACCGATGGAAGTACGAGATTGCATATCGGAACTATAAAAGGAGGAAGCGCGAGAAACATAGTAGCCGATTTCGTTCAAATGGAAGGAATAATAAGAATGTTATGCAATGACGAAACAAGAAATAAAAGATTATCAATGATAGAAAAAATTATTTTAAATACCGCAGACTCTTTTAATGCAAAAGCGGAGTTTATAAATATGCCTTCTTATCCCGCTTTAATTAATCATACCGAAGCGGTAGATATTATTAAAGAAAACGGTTTTAATATATTGGGAAAAGAAAATGTTTTTATAGAAGAAAATTCAAATATGACAACGGAAGATTTTAGTTATTATCTTCAAAAAGTTTCGGGAGCTTTTTTTAGTTTGGGAGTTTCAAATAAAAATATAAATATTCCTATTCATAACGGTTTATTCGATATTGACGAAAGAGCTATTAATATAGGAGTTAATATGCAAATAGCTAATGTATATAAAACTTATAATAAAAAAGATTTGTTTATTAAGAAATAA
- a CDS encoding glycoside hydrolase family 57 protein has translation MSKGYFALVLHAHLPYVRHPEHENFLEEEWLYEAITETYIPLLDAYDRLVNDGVNFKITMSVTPPLMNMLANELLQNRYVEHIEKLIKLAEMECERTSLDPNFHHTAEVYRDKFYRIRDIFVYKYNKNLLNGFRYFLERGNLEIITCGATHGFFPFMQEYPNAIEAQLRMAVKTHERHLGRKPTGIWLGECGFFPGLEKHLANNGIKYFFVDTHGIMHADKVPKYGVYAPLYCSRESRVAAFGRDIESSRSVWSAEVGYPGDFRYREFYRDIGYDLPFEYIKDFIQSNGLRKNTGIKYYRITGKDCPKEPYNPEAAMDAAGEHSGNFMFNREKQIEYLASVMDRPPIIVSPYDAELFGHWWYEGPMFIEFLMRKIHFDQNIIETITPKEYLERHPVNQISMPSMSSWGANGYGEVWLNGTNGWIYRHLHKAAERMIELAHNYYNETGLYERALNQAARELLLAQSSDWAFIMHTGTMVEYAVNTTKLYLKRFTDLYYAIKNRDLNEEWLSKLEWRDDIFPEMDFRIYN, from the coding sequence ATGTCGAAAGGTTATTTCGCTTTAGTATTGCATGCACATTTGCCTTATGTGAGACATCCCGAGCATGAAAATTTTTTAGAGGAAGAATGGTTATACGAGGCAATTACGGAAACTTATATTCCTTTGCTTGACGCTTATGATAGATTGGTTAATGACGGAGTAAATTTTAAAATCACAATGAGCGTTACGCCTCCTCTTATGAATATGCTTGCAAATGAACTTCTTCAAAATAGATATGTCGAGCATATAGAGAAGTTAATAAAATTGGCGGAAATGGAATGCGAGAGAACTTCTTTAGACCCAAATTTTCATCATACTGCCGAAGTTTATAGAGATAAATTTTATAGAATAAGAGATATATTCGTTTACAAATATAATAAAAATTTATTAAACGGATTTAGATATTTTTTAGAAAGAGGAAATTTAGAAATAATAACTTGCGGAGCTACGCATGGATTTTTTCCTTTTATGCAGGAATATCCTAACGCCATAGAAGCGCAATTAAGAATGGCGGTTAAAACTCATGAAAGACATTTAGGCAGAAAACCTACGGGAATATGGCTTGGAGAATGCGGATTTTTTCCAGGACTTGAAAAACATTTAGCAAATAACGGAATTAAATATTTCTTTGTCGACACGCATGGAATAATGCATGCTGATAAAGTGCCAAAATATGGAGTTTACGCTCCTTTATATTGTTCGAGAGAAAGTAGAGTCGCGGCATTTGGAAGAGATATTGAAAGTTCAAGAAGCGTTTGGAGCGCCGAAGTCGGTTATCCAGGCGATTTTAGATATAGAGAATTTTACAGAGATATAGGTTACGATTTGCCTTTTGAATATATTAAAGATTTTATTCAAAGTAACGGTTTAAGAAAAAATACGGGAATTAAATATTATAGAATTACGGGAAAAGATTGTCCGAAAGAACCTTATAATCCTGAAGCCGCTATGGACGCTGCGGGAGAGCATTCGGGCAATTTTATGTTTAATAGAGAAAAGCAGATTGAATATTTAGCTTCCGTTATGGATAGACCGCCAATTATAGTTTCGCCTTATGATGCGGAATTATTTGGGCATTGGTGGTATGAAGGACCTATGTTTATAGAATTCTTAATGAGAAAAATTCATTTCGACCAAAATATAATAGAAACTATAACGCCTAAAGAATATTTAGAAAGGCATCCTGTAAATCAAATATCTATGCCTTCAATGTCGAGTTGGGGAGCTAACGGATATGGAGAAGTTTGGCTTAACGGAACTAACGGTTGGATATATAGGCATTTGCATAAAGCTGCAGAAAGAATGATTGAACTTGCTCATAATTATTATAATGAAACGGGACTTTATGAAAGAGCTTTAAATCAAGCGGCGAGAGAACTTTTGCTTGCTCAAAGTAGCGATTGGGCTTTTATAATGCATACTGGAACTATGGTGGAATACGCCGTTAATACGACAAAATTATATTTGAAAAGATTTACCGATTTATATTACGCTATTAAAAACAGAGATTTAAACGAAGAATGGTTAAGCAAATTAGAATGGCGAGACGATATATTTCCCGAAATGGATTTTAGAATTTATAATTAA
- a CDS encoding MFS transporter: MPFAIFMLTFSAFGIGTSEYIIMGLLSEIAEDLNITIPQAGSLVTMYAMGVVVGGPLLAILTMKLSRKIALLSLMFMFIIGNILCALSTSYYFLMVARVFAALCHGTFFGIASVVAAGMVDENKKSQAIALVFMGVSLANILGVPVGTHIGEQFGWRATFWLVSAIGVLSVLALLKFIPSNLPMPSGDIIGEFKILRHRRVFIPLILSVLTSASLFTIFTYIDPILQKVTMVNKATVVKILFWIGAGLSIGTLTGGKLGDKSLIKSLISIMFLIVIIQIIMLFVNTKIMPMIATLFAWSITGFAICPMLQALVVEQAKGAPNLASTFNQSSFNLGNAIGAKYGGLLIHYGIAYKNLSIYAAIIMIIAIILTLYFRHYIKHRKTS; the protein is encoded by the coding sequence ATGCCTTTTGCAATATTTATGCTCACTTTTTCAGCATTCGGAATAGGAACAAGCGAATATATAATAATGGGTTTATTGTCGGAGATTGCGGAAGATTTAAATATTACTATTCCTCAAGCTGGCTCTTTAGTCACAATGTATGCAATGGGAGTCGTTGTCGGAGGACCTTTGCTTGCAATTCTTACGATGAAACTCTCAAGAAAAATTGCATTACTATCTTTAATGTTTATGTTTATAATAGGCAATATTTTATGCGCGTTATCGACAAGTTATTATTTCTTAATGGTTGCGAGAGTTTTTGCTGCTTTATGTCATGGAACTTTTTTTGGAATAGCCTCCGTTGTAGCGGCGGGAATGGTAGACGAAAATAAAAAATCTCAAGCTATAGCTTTAGTTTTTATGGGCGTTAGTTTGGCAAATATTTTGGGAGTTCCTGTTGGCACTCATATCGGCGAACAATTTGGATGGAGAGCGACATTTTGGCTTGTTAGCGCTATAGGAGTTTTATCGGTTTTGGCTTTATTAAAATTTATTCCATCAAATCTGCCAATGCCGAGCGGAGACATTATAGGAGAGTTTAAAATTTTAAGACATAGAAGAGTATTTATTCCTCTTATTTTATCCGTTCTAACTTCCGCAAGTTTATTTACAATATTTACTTATATCGACCCAATTCTGCAAAAAGTTACTATGGTTAATAAAGCCACTGTAGTAAAAATATTATTTTGGATAGGAGCGGGGCTTTCAATAGGAACTTTAACGGGAGGAAAACTCGGAGATAAAAGTTTAATAAAATCTTTAATATCAATTATGTTTTTAATAGTTATTATACAAATTATAATGCTATTCGTTAATACAAAAATTATGCCTATGATTGCGACTCTATTTGCATGGAGCATAACGGGATTTGCCATTTGTCCTATGCTTCAGGCTTTGGTTGTAGAACAGGCAAAAGGCGCTCCAAATTTAGCTTCGACTTTTAATCAAAGTTCTTTTAATTTAGGAAACGCAATCGGCGCGAAATACGGAGGACTTCTCATACATTATGGAATCGCTTATAAAAATTTATCGATATATGCGGCTATTATAATGATTATAGCGATTATTTTGACTTTATATTTTAGGCATTACATAAAACATAGAAAAACTAGCTAA
- the dapA gene encoding 4-hydroxy-tetrahydrodipicolinate synthase, whose translation MSSLFKGAGVALITPFTKDGQVNYKKLAELIEFQISNKVDAIIAAGTTGESATLTREERIEVIKFCIEVTNKRTMLIAGTGTNVTATAVELTKKSYEYGADAIMAVTPYYNKGNDSGLIDYFTQIANAAKCPIIMYNVPSRTGVKLPISVIKKLSEVSNIEAIKEASGDISYTADIASEVPNLDLYSGNDDMVTPILALGGKGVISVTSNIVPRENHDMVMNYLNGNIKEAIKTQIHFIDLIRAMFIEVNPVPIKYAMNIIGFEVGDCRSPLGPLSEKNKEHVKEIIKKYGVKK comes from the coding sequence ATGTCATCACTATTTAAGGGAGCAGGCGTAGCCCTTATAACGCCATTTACAAAAGACGGACAGGTTAATTATAAAAAATTAGCCGAGCTTATCGAGTTTCAAATATCAAATAAAGTTGACGCTATAATTGCAGCTGGAACGACAGGAGAGAGCGCAACTTTGACGAGAGAAGAGAGAATTGAAGTTATAAAATTCTGCATAGAAGTGACGAATAAAAGAACTATGCTTATAGCTGGAACGGGAACGAATGTCACGGCAACTGCGGTAGAACTTACAAAAAAATCTTACGAATACGGAGCGGATGCGATTATGGCGGTTACTCCTTATTATAATAAAGGAAACGATAGCGGACTTATAGATTATTTTACTCAAATAGCAAACGCCGCAAAATGTCCGATTATAATGTATAATGTGCCTTCAAGAACGGGAGTTAAATTGCCAATTTCTGTGATTAAAAAATTATCGGAAGTTTCAAATATAGAAGCGATAAAAGAAGCGAGCGGAGATATAAGTTATACGGCTGATATAGCGAGCGAAGTTCCTAATTTAGATTTATATTCTGGAAATGACGATATGGTGACTCCTATATTAGCTTTGGGAGGAAAAGGAGTAATATCTGTAACAAGCAATATTGTTCCTAGAGAAAATCATGATATGGTTATGAATTATCTAAACGGAAACATTAAAGAAGCGATTAAAACTCAAATACATTTTATAGATTTAATAAGAGCTATGTTTATAGAAGTTAATCCCGTGCCTATAAAATATGCAATGAATATAATCGGTTTTGAAGTTGGAGATTGTCGTTCGCCTTTAGGACCTTTAAGCGAAAAAAATAAAGAGCATGTAAAAGAGATAATAAAAAAATACGGAGTAAAAAAATGA